The Arabidopsis thaliana chromosome 5, partial sequence genomic interval AGCAAAGATGATGTTCAGAGAATGCAATGGGAGGTATTAGAGGCCAAGATTGGGAATTGGATACATTACATGAGAATATCCGTAAAAAACTCTCTCCCACAAAACAAGAATACCTTACTAGATCGCTACTGTTTCCTTCGTTTACACGGCACTTGCTTTTGTTGCCTTGAGACAGGTGAAACTGTTATTCGCCGCGGAAAAGAAAATCTGCGACCAAATTCTTGATGGTGTTGAGTCTCTCAGAGATCAATGTTTTGGTGAGGTCACTGTAAATAGTGTAGCTGTGCTGCTTAGTTTCGGGGAGGCTATTGCTAAAAGCAAGAGATCACCTGAAAAACTGTTTGTTCTGTTAGATATGTATGAAATAATGAGAGAGCTTCAGCCTGAGGTAACGTTTAATGTCTCACACCGTCAAAGAAACTATGTGTATTAGCTAGCCCCTCTAATTGTCTTTCATTTATAGATTGAGTTGCTCTTTGGAAGCAAACCATGTGCTGAGATGAAAGAATCCGCGCTGAATCTGACAAAGCGGTTAGCTCAGACAGCTCAAGAAACTTTTGCTGATTTTGAAGAAGCGGTTGAAAAGGATGCTACGAAAACCGCGGTTATGGATGGAACCGTTCATCCACTTACTAGCTACGTTATAAATTATGTCAAGTTCTTGTTCGAGTAAGTAACTTTACTTAGACCAACGGACATTGTCATTTTTGTTGGACTAATCAGTGGTTTTTGGGATATGGAAACAGTTACCAAACGACGTTGAGGCTACTTTTTCAAGAGTTTGATAGTAAAGATCCTGATAGCGAGCTTGGAGCTGTAACAACGAGGATCATGCACGCTTTACAGAATAATCTGGATGGTAAATCGAAGCAGTACAAAGATGTAGCATTAACTCAACTTTTCCTAATGAACAATGTTCACTATATAGTGAGATCTGTTAGGAGgtttggttctgtttcttcGGCTCCATCTTTCTTAAACAGAACCAGAAAAGCCTAAACATAATCCTGAGTTAGAGTTACATTTTTCACAGGTCAGAAGCAAAAGATTTATTAGGTGATGATTGGGTTCAAATACATCGAAGAATTGTACAACAACATGCAAATCAGTACAAGAGAGTTTCTTGGGCAAAGGTTTACTCAATCGTTTTAGgtttatactttaaaaatgctttaaaatgtattttctgATTAGTCTTTTCTTCTGCAGATTTTGCAGTGTCTCACGGTTCAGTCGAGTGGGAGCGGTCCGATAGAAAACTCAAATATATCAAGAGCATCAGTAAAAGACAGATTCAAGACTTTCAATTCTCAGTTTGAAGAGCTTCACCAAAGACAATGCCAATGGACAGTTCCGGACAGCGAGTTGCGTGAATCTCTTAGACTTGCTGTTGCGGAAGTTCTTTTACCTGCTTTCAGATCGTTTCTTAAACGTTTTGGGTAAGAtcaaaaacacttttaaacagATTTTGTTTCGCGCTTGTCAAGAAAGagttaaaagttttgtttctttggttgtGTTGTGTATCAGGCCGATGATAGAGAGTGGTAAGAACCCCCAGAAGTATATAAGGTTTAGTCCTGAAGATCTTGAGAGAATGCTTAACGAGTTCTTTGAAGGCAAGACATGGAGTGAGCCAAAGAGATAAATATGtattcatctttgtttttccattttgttgtacattctcttcttctttgtttttgcaacATTActctttaatatttataagttcttttgtatttctccttttcttgaaggttttttttttc includes:
- the EXO70A2 gene encoding exocyst subunit exo70 family protein A2 (exocyst subunit exo70 family protein A2 (EXO70A2); INVOLVED IN: exocytosis, vesicle docking involved in exocytosis; LOCATED IN: exocyst; EXPRESSED IN: 7 plant structures; EXPRESSED DURING: L mature pollen stage, M germinated pollen stage, 4 anthesis, petal differentiation and expansion stage; CONTAINS InterPro DOMAIN/s: Exo70 exocyst complex subunit (InterPro:IPR004140); BEST Arabidopsis thaliana protein match is: exocyst subunit exo70 family protein A1 (TAIR:AT5G03540.1); Has 1037 Blast hits to 968 proteins in 158 species: Archae - 0; Bacteria - 0; Metazoa - 201; Fungi - 140; Plants - 668; Viruses - 0; Other Eukaryotes - 28 (source: NCBI BLink).); this encodes MGVAQAMEALTERASLMKESLHKSQTITDNMVGILGSFDHRLSALETAMRPTQIRTHSIRRAHENIDKALKAAEVILDQFDISRKAEAKILRGPHEDLESYLEAIDQLRGTIKFFSNNKMFKSASGVISHAHGLLSKALSKLEDEFRQILQNYSKPMEPDRLFECLPSNLRPSSEGEGGGGKTHDPHHKSLENAIFTVPTVIPPRVLPLLHDLAQQMVQAGHQQQLFKSYRDTRAAVLEQSLRKLGVERLSKDDVQRMQWEVLEAKIGNWIHYMRISVKLLFAAEKKICDQILDGVESLRDQCFGEVTVNSVAVLLSFGEAIAKSKRSPEKLFVLLDMYEIMRELQPEIELLFGSKPCAEMKESALNLTKRLAQTAQETFADFEEAVEKDATKTAVMDGTVHPLTSYVINYVKFLFDYQTTLRLLFQEFDSKDPDSELGAVTTRIMHALQNNLDGKSKQYKDVALTQLFLMNNVHYIVRSVRRSEAKDLLGDDWVQIHRRIVQQHANQYKRVSWAKILQCLTVQSSGSGPIENSNISRASVKDRFKTFNSQFEELHQRQCQWTVPDSELRESLRLAVAEVLLPAFRSFLKRFGPMIESGKNPQKYIRFSPEDLERMLNEFFEGKTWSEPKR